In a single window of the Flavobacterium sp. W4I14 genome:
- a CDS encoding fructose-bisphosphate aldolase class II (product_source=KO:K01624; cath_funfam=3.20.20.70; cog=COG0191; ko=KO:K01624; pfam=PF01116; superfamily=51569; tigrfam=TIGR01520), giving the protein MSLKGYKGVIYGDAVQELFEQAKKHQFALPAVNVTGTNTVNAVLETAKAVNSPVMIQLSNGGAQFYAGKSLDNEKLQACILGAVSAAKHVHLLAEHYGVAVVLHTDHAAKKLLPWIDGLLDHGEKFFAETGKPLFSSHMLDLSEESIEENMEISAKYLARMAKMNMTIEIELGVTGGEEDGVDNSDVDSSKLYTQPSEVAYAYEELSKVSPRFTVAAAFGNVHGVYKPGNVKLQPVILKNSQDFIKEKFSLTAEKPINFVFHGGSGSTQEEIREAISYGAIKMNIDTDMQWAFWEGILEYYKKNEAYLQGQIGNPDGDDKPNKKYYDPRVWLRKGEETFVKRLTTAFEDLNCINVNDKL; this is encoded by the coding sequence ATGAGTTTAAAAGGCTACAAAGGCGTAATTTACGGAGATGCCGTTCAAGAATTGTTTGAGCAGGCTAAAAAACATCAGTTTGCTTTACCAGCAGTTAACGTAACCGGTACAAATACGGTTAATGCGGTATTGGAAACTGCTAAGGCAGTAAATTCGCCTGTTATGATTCAACTATCTAATGGAGGCGCACAGTTTTATGCAGGCAAATCTTTAGATAATGAGAAATTGCAAGCATGTATTTTAGGTGCTGTATCGGCAGCTAAACATGTACATTTATTGGCAGAGCATTATGGTGTTGCCGTGGTTTTACATACCGACCACGCCGCTAAAAAATTATTGCCTTGGATTGATGGACTTTTAGACCACGGTGAAAAATTCTTCGCTGAAACTGGAAAACCTTTGTTTTCATCACACATGTTGGATTTATCGGAAGAGTCGATTGAAGAAAACATGGAAATTTCTGCTAAATACTTAGCACGCATGGCTAAAATGAACATGACTATCGAAATCGAACTTGGTGTTACAGGTGGTGAAGAAGATGGTGTTGACAATAGCGATGTAGATAGCTCTAAATTATATACTCAGCCTAGCGAAGTGGCTTATGCTTACGAAGAATTAAGTAAAGTTTCTCCTCGTTTTACAGTTGCTGCTGCTTTTGGAAATGTACACGGTGTTTATAAACCGGGTAACGTAAAATTGCAACCGGTAATTTTAAAAAATTCTCAGGATTTTATCAAAGAAAAATTCAGCTTAACTGCAGAGAAACCAATCAACTTCGTATTCCACGGTGGTTCTGGTTCTACTCAGGAAGAAATCAGAGAAGCAATTTCTTATGGTGCAATTAAAATGAATATCGATACTGATATGCAGTGGGCATTTTGGGAAGGTATTTTAGAATATTACAAAAAGAATGAAGCTTATCTTCAAGGTCAGATTGGTAATCCTGATGGCGATGATAAACCAAATAAAAAATATTACGATCCACGCGTTTGGTTACGTAAAGGTGAAGAAACTTTTGTGAAACGTTTAACTACTGCTTTCGAAGATCTAAACTGTATCAACGTTAATGATAAGCTATAA
- a CDS encoding low affinity Fe/Cu permease (product_source=COG5478; cath_funfam=2.60.40.1600; cog=COG5478; pfam=PF04120; transmembrane_helix_parts=Inside_1_39,TMhelix_40_62,Outside_63_71,TMhelix_72_89,Inside_90_184) gives MALLFVLWLYLSKQIVMAKSKNDTKRNNFFEKFANAATKFTGSSAAFISATAIVVIWAVTGPLFDYSETWQLVINTGTTIITFLMVFLIQKAQNKDGKAIQLKLNELIAAQQGASNRMVDIEDLSEKELDQLHKFYVTIATLAKKEADIHCSHSIDVAEALNESKLKSNKHFKHHDNESARSKS, from the coding sequence ATGGCGCTTTTGTTTGTTTTATGGTTATATTTAAGCAAACAAATTGTAATGGCAAAATCTAAGAACGATACCAAAAGAAATAATTTTTTCGAGAAATTTGCCAACGCGGCAACCAAATTTACGGGGAGCTCTGCTGCATTTATATCGGCAACGGCAATCGTAGTAATTTGGGCCGTTACAGGCCCACTTTTCGATTATTCTGAAACCTGGCAATTGGTGATTAACACAGGTACAACGATTATCACTTTTTTGATGGTTTTTTTGATCCAGAAAGCACAGAATAAAGATGGCAAGGCCATTCAGTTAAAATTAAATGAATTGATTGCTGCGCAGCAAGGTGCAAGCAACCGGATGGTTGATATAGAAGATTTGAGTGAAAAAGAACTGGATCAGTTACATAAATTTTACGTTACGATTGCCACACTTGCCAAAAAAGAGGCCGATATTCATTGTTCGCATTCAATTGATGTTGCTGAGGCATTAAATGAATCGAAATTAAAATCGAATAAACACTTTAAACACCACGATAATGAGTCTGCACGTTCAAAAAGTTAA
- a CDS encoding putative GNAT family N-acyltransferase (product_source=COG2153; cath_funfam=3.40.630.30; cog=COG2153; pfam=PF13673; superfamily=55729) produces MSLHVQKVNHPEDLDKVFAIRKIVFVDEQNCPPELEWEHEDESVHFLATNNGQPCGACRWRKTDNGYKLERFAVLKDFRGQGVGRALIAEALSDLPEDAHYIYLNSQLDAMSLYAKFGFVAEGEQFEEAGIQHFKMVKKV; encoded by the coding sequence ATGAGTCTGCACGTTCAAAAAGTTAATCATCCCGAAGATTTAGATAAAGTATTTGCGATCCGTAAGATTGTATTTGTAGACGAACAGAATTGCCCGCCAGAATTGGAATGGGAGCATGAAGATGAATCTGTACATTTTCTGGCAACAAATAACGGCCAGCCCTGCGGTGCCTGCAGGTGGCGTAAAACGGATAATGGTTATAAGCTGGAACGTTTCGCAGTATTAAAAGATTTTAGAGGGCAGGGTGTAGGCCGTGCGCTAATTGCCGAGGCTTTATCTGATCTGCCAGAAGATGCGCATTATATTTACCTGAATTCGCAGTTAGATGCCATGAGTTTGTATGCTAAATTTGGTTTTGTAGCAGAGGGAGAGCAATTTGAGGAGGCTGGAATACAGCATTTTAAAATGGTGAAGAAAGTTTAG
- a CDS encoding putative endonuclease (product_source=KO:K07461; cath_funfam=3.40.1440.10; cog=COG2827; ko=KO:K07461; pfam=PF01541; superfamily=82771): protein MERGGCVYIMANSFNTVFYTGVTSDLQGRVWQHKNSEFPKSFTSRYKCYKLVYYSFFPNIEEAIDEEKRIKGGSRQQKIDLIESINPNWKDLYDELD from the coding sequence ATGGAAAGAGGAGGATGCGTTTATATCATGGCAAATTCTTTTAATACTGTTTTTTATACTGGAGTAACTTCAGATTTACAGGGCAGGGTTTGGCAACATAAAAACAGCGAATTTCCAAAAAGTTTTACTTCAAGGTATAAATGCTATAAACTGGTTTACTACTCATTCTTTCCAAATATCGAAGAAGCCATTGATGAAGAAAAGAGAATTAAAGGTGGAAGCCGCCAACAGAAAATAGATTTGATTGAATCTATAAACCCAAATTGGAAAGACCTATATGACGAGTTGGATTAA
- a CDS encoding hydroxymethylglutaryl-CoA lyase (product_source=KO:K01640; cath_funfam=3.20.20.70; cog=COG0119; ko=KO:K01640; pfam=PF00682; superfamily=51569) — protein sequence MSQNNFKLVECPRDAMQGLHDFVPTELKVEYLNLLLQVGFNTIDFGSFVSPKAIPQMADTAEVLAQLDLSNTETKLLAIIANLKGVENAVKHEAVDYLGFPFSISETFQQRNTNSSIAQSLNTVEEMLSLCAKNNKKVVVYLSMGFGNPYGDEWNYEIVEKWADVLVGKGVAILSLADTVGISTPEKIESILPKLISRFNTTEIGIHLHSTPAERFEKIEAAYRSGVKRIDSALKGFGGCPMAADDLTGNIATEDVIAFLTAKGENLNLDMDKWNEAMALSGKIFG from the coding sequence ATGAGCCAAAACAACTTCAAATTAGTAGAATGCCCACGCGATGCCATGCAGGGACTACACGATTTTGTTCCAACTGAACTTAAGGTTGAATATTTGAATCTTTTGCTTCAGGTAGGTTTCAATACAATCGATTTTGGAAGTTTTGTTTCGCCCAAAGCCATTCCACAAATGGCCGATACAGCCGAAGTTTTAGCACAACTGGATTTGAGCAACACGGAAACCAAACTCTTGGCTATTATAGCCAATTTAAAAGGTGTAGAGAACGCTGTAAAGCATGAAGCAGTCGATTACCTTGGTTTCCCTTTTTCGATCTCAGAAACGTTCCAACAGCGCAACACCAATTCAAGCATAGCACAATCACTAAACACAGTGGAAGAAATGCTTTCACTTTGCGCTAAAAACAATAAGAAAGTGGTTGTTTACTTGTCGATGGGTTTTGGGAATCCCTATGGCGACGAATGGAATTATGAAATTGTAGAAAAATGGGCTGATGTACTGGTAGGTAAAGGTGTAGCGATTTTATCGTTAGCTGATACTGTAGGTATTTCGACTCCAGAAAAGATAGAAAGCATATTACCAAAACTGATTTCGAGGTTTAACACTACTGAAATTGGCATCCATCTACATTCAACCCCTGCCGAGCGGTTTGAAAAAATAGAAGCTGCTTATCGTTCGGGTGTAAAACGTATAGATTCTGCTTTAAAAGGTTTTGGGGGTTGCCCAATGGCTGCTGATGACCTCACAGGCAACATTGCTACCGAAGATGTAATTGCATTTTTGACTGCCAAGGGAGAAAATCTCAACCTTGATATGGATAAGTGGAATGAGGCAATGGCTTTATCAGGAAAGATATTTGGGTAG
- a CDS encoding NADH dehydrogenase (product_source=KO:K03885; cath_funfam=3.50.50.60; cog=COG1252; ko=KO:K03885; pfam=PF07992; superfamily=51905) has product MDLQLPKSEYPRVVIVGGGFGGIELAKRLKNKPFQVVMLDKHNYHTFQPLLYQVATGGLEADSIAFPLRKIFKGQKNLVFRVTKVTEVNAAENCLQTDIGRINYDYLVIATGSTSNFFGNKEIEANSMPMKSIPEALDLRSLILQNFEKSLIEKDIDKKSALLNFVVVGGGPTGVETSGAIAELKKHVIPNDYPEMDLSRVNIYLIENSPELLGVMSPQAQKKAKDFLTDMGVQIMNETRVMSYDGHTLTLQDKAPILTSTVIWSAGVKGEVLGGLDKAEIVRGGRLKTDTQNLVVGYQNVYAIGDVAAIIDEETPNGHPGVAPAAIQQGHQLAKNLINIKENKPLEKFKYFDKGSMATVGRNKAVVDIGKIRFQGVFAWFTWMFVHLMTLVGFRNKIIVFVNWVWSYFSYDRGTRLIIRTFAKDRSVDYRDEIPAVKEEAKVS; this is encoded by the coding sequence ATGGATTTACAACTTCCTAAAAGCGAATACCCTAGAGTAGTTATAGTTGGCGGTGGATTTGGAGGAATTGAGTTAGCTAAACGTTTAAAAAACAAACCCTTTCAGGTGGTTATGCTCGATAAACATAACTACCATACTTTTCAACCCTTACTTTATCAGGTAGCTACGGGAGGTTTAGAAGCCGATTCGATCGCTTTCCCCCTAAGAAAGATTTTTAAGGGACAGAAAAATCTCGTTTTCCGGGTAACCAAGGTTACGGAAGTTAATGCAGCAGAAAACTGTTTACAAACCGATATAGGCAGAATTAATTACGATTATCTTGTTATTGCTACAGGTTCTACCAGTAACTTTTTTGGCAATAAAGAAATCGAGGCCAACTCCATGCCAATGAAATCCATCCCAGAGGCACTGGATTTAAGAAGTTTGATTTTACAAAATTTCGAAAAATCACTGATCGAAAAAGATATAGATAAAAAGAGCGCCCTATTAAACTTTGTAGTGGTTGGCGGTGGCCCAACAGGCGTTGAAACCTCTGGAGCTATTGCAGAGCTTAAAAAACATGTGATTCCGAACGATTATCCAGAGATGGATCTGAGCAGGGTAAACATTTACCTGATCGAAAATTCGCCTGAATTATTAGGTGTGATGTCTCCACAGGCACAGAAAAAAGCCAAAGATTTCCTTACCGATATGGGCGTTCAGATCATGAACGAAACAAGGGTAATGAGTTACGACGGACATACCCTTACCTTGCAGGATAAAGCACCAATTTTAACTTCTACCGTTATTTGGAGTGCTGGTGTTAAAGGCGAAGTTTTGGGTGGTTTAGACAAAGCAGAAATTGTTCGTGGTGGCAGATTGAAAACCGATACGCAGAATTTAGTGGTGGGTTATCAAAATGTTTATGCCATTGGAGATGTAGCCGCTATTATTGATGAAGAAACACCAAATGGTCATCCAGGGGTTGCACCAGCCGCCATACAGCAAGGACACCAACTGGCCAAAAACCTGATCAACATTAAAGAAAATAAACCTTTAGAGAAATTCAAATATTTCGATAAAGGCTCAATGGCTACAGTAGGCAGAAACAAAGCCGTAGTAGATATTGGAAAAATTCGTTTTCAAGGCGTTTTTGCATGGTTTACCTGGATGTTTGTGCACTTAATGACTTTGGTGGGCTTCAGAAACAAGATTATTGTTTTCGTAAATTGGGTTTGGAGTTATTTCAGTTACGATAGAGGAACCCGTTTAATTATTAGAACCTTTGCAAAAGACCGGAGTGTGGATTATAGAGATGAGATACCAGCCGTAAAAGAAGAAGCTAAGGTGTCTTAG
- a CDS encoding SecD/SecF fusion protein (product_source=KO:K12257; cath_funfam=1.20.1640.10; cog=COG0342; ko=KO:K12257; pfam=PF02355,PF07549; superfamily=82866; tigrfam=TIGR00966,TIGR01129; transmembrane_helix_parts=Inside_1_4,TMhelix_5_27,Outside_28_512,TMhelix_513_535,Inside_536_541,TMhelix_542_564,Outside_565_568,TMhelix_569_588,Inside_589_608,TMhelix_609_631,Outside_632_640,TMhelix_641_663,Inside_664_697,TMhelix_698_715,Outside_716_815,TMhelix_816_838,Inside_839_844,TMhelix_845_867,Outside_868_876,TMhelix_877_899,Inside_900_929,TMhelix_930_952,Outside_953_961,TMhelix_962_984,Inside_985_993): MQGKGFIKFIAIVLAIVCAYALSFTLVASKVEKDAKNAAKGDLAKEKAYLDSMSTVKVYPVVGFTYQEVKAKEINLGLDLKGGMNVTMEISLAELVKSLAGNPTDANFNKAVQNAQIQLNAGGKDYIKIFVDEFEKLSPGVKLADYFSNQDNASQLKPSASNGDVESFLEKEATSAIDRSFTVLRSRIDGFGVVSPNMQKQEGSNRILIEMPGVQDKERIAKLLQGSAELQFWQVYQVQEVAPLLENINKILAATLKADAPAIKDTTAAPAAGGKLAGLEKAAAKDTTAKGGKLAGLGKKDSTAVKAELLKSNPLYAVLNLPIYQGENGQQQLMPGAVVGMSLQKDTARVNSYLKLPEVAASIPSTMKFMWSVKPREGSKIFELYAIKVVSADGKPDLGGEAISDSRADFDQKGKPEVTMYMTSEGSAKWKKITAEAAADPNNKKSIAIVLDNQVYSAPTVQNEIAGGVSSITGNFTQADTKDLSNILKAGKLPAPARIAGSYVVGPTLGAQAIHDGLISFVIAFIVILIFMALYYHRAGWVANFALLINLFFIIGILVSLGAVLTLPGIAGIVLTIGLSVDANILIFERVREELAHGKNTATAIKEGFKHAMPSIIDSNVTLFILGAILYVFGSGPVQGFATTLCIGILSSLFAAVAISRVVFESLLNRKIDVSFDNSITRNAFKNISFNFVGRRKIYYVISTIIIIAGIGMYFKNGGLNLGVDFKGGRTYLVHFDKAVNTEDLKAKLNPVFGNETPEVKTAGEDSQVKITTTFHIEDQDIKTDKVVEDALNKGLAGSKYEIVSSQKVTPIIASDIVNGAFYAVLISCLFMFIYIVVRFKKWQYGLGAVIALFHDVLMVLSFYTILDGIMPFSLEIGQDFIAAILTVMGYTMTETVVVFDRIREKLKESGKEDLHGEERNNLINFALNSTLSRTILTSLTVFFVLLVIFIFGGDSIRGFIFALLIGRIIGTYSSLCISTPIVIDLGSSAEKK; the protein is encoded by the coding sequence ATGCAAGGAAAAGGTTTTATTAAGTTTATAGCGATAGTATTGGCTATCGTTTGTGCGTACGCACTTTCTTTTACTTTGGTAGCATCCAAGGTGGAAAAAGACGCAAAAAACGCTGCGAAGGGTGATTTGGCCAAAGAAAAGGCTTACTTAGATTCGATGAGTACCGTGAAAGTTTATCCAGTAGTTGGATTTACTTATCAAGAGGTAAAAGCGAAAGAGATTAATTTGGGTTTAGACTTAAAAGGCGGAATGAACGTAACGATGGAGATATCGTTAGCAGAGTTGGTAAAATCATTAGCGGGCAACCCTACTGATGCTAACTTTAACAAAGCAGTTCAGAACGCACAGATCCAGTTAAATGCCGGTGGTAAAGATTACATCAAAATTTTTGTTGATGAATTCGAAAAATTAAGCCCTGGAGTAAAACTTGCAGATTATTTTTCTAACCAGGATAACGCATCTCAGTTAAAACCTAGTGCAAGCAATGGCGATGTTGAATCTTTCTTGGAAAAAGAAGCTACTAGTGCGATCGATCGTTCATTTACAGTTTTACGTTCGCGTATTGATGGTTTCGGTGTAGTTAGTCCGAACATGCAAAAACAAGAAGGTAGCAACCGTATCTTAATCGAAATGCCGGGTGTGCAGGATAAAGAGCGTATTGCTAAACTTTTACAGGGTTCTGCAGAATTACAGTTCTGGCAGGTATACCAGGTGCAAGAAGTTGCGCCATTGTTAGAAAACATTAATAAAATTTTAGCGGCAACATTAAAAGCTGATGCGCCTGCAATTAAAGATACAACTGCTGCTCCGGCTGCTGGTGGCAAGTTAGCTGGTTTAGAAAAAGCTGCTGCTAAAGATACTACGGCTAAAGGTGGTAAACTTGCTGGCTTAGGTAAAAAGGATTCGACTGCGGTTAAAGCTGAATTACTTAAATCTAACCCATTGTATGCTGTTCTTAACCTTCCTATTTACCAAGGCGAAAACGGACAACAACAATTAATGCCAGGTGCAGTTGTTGGTATGTCGCTACAAAAAGATACTGCAAGGGTTAACTCATACTTAAAACTTCCAGAAGTTGCTGCATCTATTCCATCTACGATGAAATTTATGTGGAGTGTTAAACCTAGAGAAGGTTCGAAAATTTTCGAACTATATGCGATTAAAGTAGTAAGTGCTGATGGCAAACCAGATTTAGGTGGTGAGGCAATTAGCGATTCGCGTGCAGATTTTGATCAAAAAGGTAAACCGGAAGTAACCATGTACATGACCAGCGAAGGTTCTGCTAAATGGAAAAAAATTACTGCCGAAGCCGCTGCTGATCCAAACAACAAAAAATCTATTGCAATTGTATTAGATAACCAGGTTTATTCTGCGCCTACCGTACAGAACGAAATTGCTGGTGGTGTTTCATCAATTACTGGTAACTTCACGCAAGCAGATACTAAAGATTTATCTAACATCTTAAAAGCTGGTAAATTACCTGCTCCTGCACGTATTGCAGGAAGCTATGTAGTTGGTCCAACTTTAGGTGCACAGGCTATTCACGATGGTTTAATCTCATTCGTAATTGCCTTTATCGTAATCTTAATCTTCATGGCGTTGTATTATCACCGTGCAGGTTGGGTTGCTAACTTTGCATTGTTAATCAACTTATTCTTCATCATTGGTATCTTGGTATCACTTGGTGCAGTATTAACCTTACCAGGTATTGCTGGGATCGTATTAACCATTGGTTTATCGGTAGATGCAAACATCCTTATTTTTGAGCGTGTACGTGAAGAGCTTGCACATGGCAAAAACACGGCTACTGCAATTAAAGAAGGTTTTAAACATGCAATGCCTTCAATTATCGACTCAAACGTTACCTTATTTATTTTAGGTGCTATCCTTTACGTTTTTGGTAGCGGTCCGGTTCAAGGTTTCGCAACTACATTATGTATCGGTATCCTTTCTTCATTATTTGCAGCTGTAGCCATTTCGAGAGTAGTTTTCGAATCGTTATTAAACCGCAAAATCGATGTAAGTTTCGATAACAGCATTACCCGTAACGCATTTAAAAACATCAGTTTCAACTTCGTTGGCCGTCGTAAAATTTACTACGTAATCTCTACCATCATTATTATTGCCGGTATTGGTATGTATTTCAAAAATGGCGGTTTAAACTTAGGTGTAGATTTTAAAGGTGGTAGAACTTATTTAGTTCATTTCGATAAAGCAGTTAATACTGAAGATTTAAAAGCTAAGTTAAACCCGGTTTTCGGTAACGAAACACCTGAGGTTAAAACTGCAGGTGAAGATAGCCAGGTAAAAATCACTACTACTTTCCACATCGAAGATCAGGATATTAAAACTGATAAAGTTGTAGAAGATGCTTTAAATAAAGGTTTAGCCGGTTCTAAATATGAAATTGTAAGCTCACAAAAAGTTACGCCTATTATTGCAAGTGATATTGTAAACGGTGCTTTCTATGCAGTATTGATCTCATGTTTATTCATGTTTATCTATATCGTAGTGCGATTCAAAAAATGGCAGTATGGTTTAGGTGCGGTAATCGCATTGTTCCATGATGTGTTAATGGTATTATCTTTCTACACTATTTTAGATGGTATTATGCCATTCTCATTAGAAATCGGTCAGGATTTCATCGCAGCAATTTTAACGGTAATGGGTTACACCATGACGGAGACAGTTGTTGTATTCGACCGTATCCGTGAGAAATTAAAAGAATCTGGTAAAGAAGATTTACACGGTGAAGAGCGTAACAACTTAATCAACTTCGCATTGAACAGTACGTTAAGTCGTACCATCTTAACCTCATTAACTGTATTCTTCGTGTTATTGGTAATCTTTATTTTCGGTGGCGACAGCATCCGCGGATTCATCTTCGCATTGTTAATCGGCCGTATCATTGGTACATATTCATCATTATGTATCTCTACTCCTATCGTAATCGATTTAGGTAGTTCAGCTGAGAAAAAATAA
- a CDS encoding dihydrofolate reductase (product_source=KO:K00287; cath_funfam=3.40.430.10; cog=COG0262; ko=KO:K00287; pfam=PF00186; superfamily=53597) has product MNDGNSSSPLGADGLNDRTEKPLQGLGLSIAVAIGENFAIGKNNQLLWHMPADLKFFKQTTSGHTVVMGRKTFDSVGRPLPNRRNIVITRDPSLKIAGVEVVNSLDEALAITKTEEKPVFIVGGAEIYKQALPKTATLYLTTIHHHFDADTFFPEIDRNEWKVISSKTHKADEKNKYDYTFEVLERI; this is encoded by the coding sequence ATGAACGATGGAAATTCAAGTTCCCCTTTAGGGGCGGATGGATTAAACGATAGAACGGAAAAGCCCCTTCAGGGGTTGGGGTTATCTATAGCTGTTGCTATTGGCGAAAATTTTGCAATAGGCAAAAACAACCAGCTTTTATGGCATATGCCAGCCGATTTAAAGTTCTTTAAGCAAACCACTTCGGGGCACACAGTTGTGATGGGCCGCAAAACTTTCGATTCTGTAGGTAGACCGCTACCTAACCGCAGGAATATCGTAATTACCAGAGATCCCAGTTTAAAAATCGCTGGAGTTGAAGTAGTAAATAGTTTAGATGAAGCTTTAGCAATTACCAAAACAGAAGAAAAACCGGTATTTATTGTTGGTGGTGCTGAGATTTACAAACAAGCCCTGCCTAAAACCGCCACACTTTATTTAACCACCATCCACCACCATTTTGATGCGGATACTTTTTTTCCTGAAATTGACCGGAACGAATGGAAAGTAATCAGCAGTAAAACCCATAAAGCCGATGAAAAGAACAAATACGATTATACTTTTGAGGTTTTAGAAAGGATTTAG
- a CDS encoding thymidylate synthase (product_source=KO:K00560; cath_funfam=3.30.572.10; cog=COG0207; ko=KO:K00560; pfam=PF00303; superfamily=55831) — translation MKQYLDLMQHVLNHGAQKHDRTGTGTISVFGYQMRFNLQEGFPMVTTKKLHLKSIIHELIWFLTGDTNIKYLKDNGVRIWDEWADENGNLGPVYGSQWRSWPTPDGQHIDQITNIINTIKNNPDSRRIIVSAWNVAEIENMALPPCHAFFQFYVADGKLSCQLYQRSADIFLGVPFNIASYALLTMMVAQVCGLEAGDFIHTLGDAHLYNNHIEQANLQLSREPKALPTMKINPDVKSIFDFKFEDFTLENYEAHPHIKGIVAV, via the coding sequence ATGAAACAATATTTAGATTTAATGCAGCATGTGCTTAATCACGGCGCTCAAAAGCACGACCGTACCGGCACCGGAACAATAAGCGTTTTTGGTTACCAGATGCGTTTTAACCTTCAGGAAGGTTTCCCGATGGTGACAACAAAGAAACTGCATTTAAAATCTATTATACATGAGTTAATCTGGTTTTTAACCGGCGATACCAATATTAAATACCTGAAAGATAATGGTGTACGTATCTGGGACGAATGGGCTGATGAAAACGGCAATCTGGGCCCAGTTTATGGTTCACAATGGAGAAGTTGGCCAACACCAGATGGGCAGCATATCGATCAGATCACCAATATCATCAACACGATAAAGAACAATCCCGATTCGCGCAGGATTATTGTTTCTGCATGGAACGTTGCTGAAATCGAAAATATGGCTTTGCCTCCTTGTCATGCCTTTTTCCAATTCTACGTGGCTGATGGAAAATTAAGCTGCCAGTTATATCAGCGCAGTGCCGATATTTTCCTGGGCGTTCCTTTTAATATTGCATCTTACGCTTTATTAACCATGATGGTAGCACAGGTATGCGGTTTGGAGGCCGGAGATTTTATCCATACCCTTGGCGATGCACATTTATACAATAACCATATCGAACAGGCCAACCTACAATTAAGCCGCGAGCCTAAAGCATTGCCAACGATGAAAATTAATCCTGATGTTAAAAGCATCTTCGATTTCAAATTTGAGGATTTTACGCTGGAGAACTACGAAGCGCACCCGCATATTAAGGGGATAGTGGCGGTGTAA